The sequence GAGCGTTCCGTTCCTGTGAATCCAGATAATCCAACAGCATCTGCCAAAAACTTTCGGTCGACCAATCTCAGAAGGAATATCTGGACCATAAGAGAGGTTTGACAAGAGTCCAATCTTTTAATGGCAACGAGATTGTTGGATTTGggaggaagaaaagaagaacatgaaacaaaaaaagttacagcagaaaatataaacatattgcatcagaaaataaaagttgtaactctgaaaaatataaacattttttctttcttttctttctcatttccATCTCTTGCTTTTCCATACAATGCACATAATGTTCATGCTCCAGCAGTAGCCTCTCTTTTTATAGGAAGAAGTTAGCTTCTCTTAGacaaaatcaaaagcaacCTAACGCCATGCTTTCCTGCTTGAAATAAGGATGGCTATTACTTTTCACCTAAATCAGATTACATCAATTACATAGACATTTAACTGATAACATTTAAGTAATCCAACAGAAATGAAAGTAGTCCAATAGTCACTAACTTCAACCAAATGTCCTCCACTTTCGTGTAATCCTGAAGAGAGTGATGAATATCCTCATCAAAAGGATTACACCAACTACAAATCCCAAATGAAGTTATTTGCCGTCTCCGTCTCTCCATATTAGAAAGCAGGCGGTTATGTAAACACAACCACGAGATGTATCAGATGCTTTTGGGACCAGCCTAAGTGCACACAACCCTCTACATCTTATCATTACAgttctttccttttttgatCACGAGTGGATTATCTTGCAAGTATCGAGTCGCATGTGAATTAATTCGGAAACGGATGGGATCTTAAGGAAATAAAACCAATTTAGTTATCATTCATGGCTGTGAGAAAGGCCAATTGTACACATTATATTATCAACTTaacttttctttacttttgtGAAGGTTCAAATGATAATGTTTTGgctaatattcttttactctGTTCACTACAGAGTTCGATTTTTGAAGCAAAACCAAAGATTGACCATCCTAGAATATTGTAAACTAAAAGGTAAACAGTAGCAAgcaaattttttaaacatCTTGTAACGTGCAAGCAATaagaaccaaaaaaaaaaagaagagaaaatacAAACACACAACATTCTGACCAATGTCAAATCCTATAAAAGAAGgatgaaaataatttcttttgtctccTATACTGAGAATCATTAATGAATTCCTTAGAATactctttattaattatggCTCTTTCAAGAAAAGTTCAAAGAACTTGTGGCTAACAAGAAATAGAAAACCAGTTGGCAGTTCCAAAATTAACATTCAAAGAAACCTTAATCTTGCATAAGTTGTATCGCAGCCTTGTTATGACATGGACGGGCGGTCATACCAAGTCCTAGGGCGAAACTTTTATGCATGAACTACtatatatgaaagaaaatgCCAACCATGAGAGTCCAACTTCGATAAATGCCGGCCATTATCACATTCTCCACTATCTGTTTGTTGaaatatactatatatatgcACACCGTAAGGATAGCAGCTCAAAAACACCAGAACTTCATTTTCTACTAATTCCAGTATGGCAAACATAAGGTCCAAAGTATCTCTAATCATGTTGCTGGTGGTCCTCCTAACTCTTCACTTCTCTTTGAGATCCTCACTTGCCATCATTGAGAAGCCACTTGATTCATCAACTAATGGAGCAGTGAAAGAGGAAAGGAACTCAGAGACTTATATTGTCCTCTTAAAGAAACCAGAAGGCTCAGTTTTTACAGAGTCAAAAGATTTAGATAGCTGGTACCATTCATTTTTGCCGGTTAACGCCTTTAGCTCCGAGCAACCGCGTTTACTACACTCCTATCGCCATGTGGCAACAGGGTTTGCTGCAAGGCTCAAAGCAGAAGATGTAAAGGCAATGGAAAATAAGGATGGATTCGTGTCAGCCCGCCCTAGAAGGATGGTGCCTCTACATACAACTCATACACCTAGCTTCTTGGGTCTAGAGCATAATTTAGGATTATGGAACTACTCAAACGATGGCAAGGGAGTTATAATTGGATTAATCGACAGTGGAATAACGCCTGATCACCCTTCATTCAGCGACCAAGGAATGCCTCCACCACCAGCAAAATGGAAAGGGAAATGTGACAATGAAACACTGTGCAATAACAAACTTATTGGTGTAAGAAATTTTGCTACTGATAGTAACAACACTTCGGACGAGTACATGCATGGTACCCATACAGCTAGCACAGCAGCTGGAAGCCCTGTCCAAAATGCAAATTTCTTTGGTCAGGCCAATGGTACTGCAATTGGTATGGCACCACTGGCTCATTTGGCTATGTATAAAGTTTCTGGAAGTGCGAGTGAGGCAGGTGACAGTGAGATATTGGCTGCAATGGATGCTGCCGTTGAAGATGGTGTTGATGTTCTTTCGCTTTCCCTTGGAATTGGCTCTCATCCTTTTTATGATGATGTGATTGCATTAGGTGCATATGCAGCAATTCGGAAGGGGATCTTTGTAAGTTGCTCAGCAGGAAATTCTGGACCTGATAATAGCTCATTGTCCAACGAGGCACCATGGATTCTAACCGTAGGAGCAAGCACTGTTGACAGAGCTATTAGAGCAACAGTATTACTTGGAAATAATGCAGAGCTAAACGGTGAATCCCTTTTCCAGCCGAAAGATTTTCCTTCAACACTGTTGCCACTTGTTTATGCAGGTGCAAATGGTAATGCATCATCTGGATTCTGCGAGCCAGGATCATTGAAGAATGTTGATATCAAAGGCAAGGTAGTGCTGTGCGAGGGAGCAGACTTTGGAACAATTTCCAAAGGCCAAGAAGTGAAAGACAATGGTGGCGCTGCCATGATTGTAATCAATGACGAGGGCTTTATTACAACACCGCGTCTTCATGTGCTCCCGGCATCAAATGTGAATTACATTACAGGATCAGCTATTAAAGCCTATATAAACTCATCATCATCTCCGATGGCTACAATCTTGTTTAAGGGAACTGTTGTTGGCGTACCTGATGCTCCTCAAGTTGCTGATTTTTCATCAAGAGGCCCTAGCATTGCAAGTCCCGGTATCCTGAAACCTGACATCATTGGCCCTGGAGTGAGAATTTTAGCTGCTTGGCCAGTTTCAGTTGACAATACCACCAACAGGTTTGATATGATCTCAGGCACCTCAATGTCTTGCCCTCATCTTAGTGGCATTGCTGCTCTGCTAAAACATGCCCATCCTGACTGGTCACCTGCTGCTATTAAATCTGCCATTATGACCACTGCTAATTTGAATAACCTAGGAGGCAAACCCATTTCTGATCAAGAGTTTGTTCTAGCTACTGTGTTTGACATGGGTGCAGGCCATGTGAATCCGTCAAGAGCAAATGATCCAGGGCTTATTTATGATATCCAACCTGAAGAGTACATTCCTTACTTGTGTGGTCTGGGTTATTCTGACAATCAAGTAGGACTAATTGTGCAGGGATCAGTGAAGTGCACAAACGATTCAAGCATACCTGAATCTCAACTCAATTATCCTTCATTTTCGATTAAATTGGGTTCTTCTCCAAAAACTTACACAAGAACAGTTACAAATGTTGGGAAGCCTACTTCAGCATACACTCCTAAGATCTATGGACCACAAGGCGTAGATGTTAAGGTGACGCCTGATATAATTCATTTCAGTGAGGTGAATGAGAAAGCCACATATACAGTAACATTTAGCCAAAATGGGAAAGCTGGTGGACCATTTTCCCAAGGTTACCTGACTTGGGTAGGTGAAGGCTACAGTGTTGCAAGCCCAATTGCTGTCATCTTTGAATAAGCATAGTTATAACGCTCAAGAGTCGATTGCAATATAATTATCTGCTGCTATGATGGAGAATAATATGTTGAAGAGAATAGATTTATAATGTCAAAAGAATTCTTTAATTTCACCTTTCTTTCTAATGTTCATCAGAAAACAAATAATCAGCAAACTAATATcctattctaaaatttatatcaagGTGCTGCCGTAGTTTACAgctattaaattttcatttaatgcCTTAATGTGTTATTcagtgaaattattaaaaaaatttaattcaaatttatataaaaagtattagtatgtcatttttttttatgttcattatatatcttttattaaattaaacagtTTATACTATATGATATGCAATGCTGAAATTTTTGACAATGTAATAGAAAGAAGtacaaaataataacttaaagttgagtcattttatatttaaacaatatattttttgagattttttaatgattaatttttttatttaagaatatttatttttttaaaaataatttaacaaacTTATTACTTGAAATATATCTGTAGTTGAGTTTGATGTTTTgatataattagttaattggattataattgaattagtcatttttatattacacACAAGCGTCTCCGTATCTGTACGACACTGCACCAATTGCCAACTCTAGTTTGTAGGGAATGGGTTGAGCCAGCGGCAGAGTTGAGAAACAACAAGAGCAACATTATTACTCGGAAACAAAGAGAGCTAAATGGTAAATCTCTTTTCCAGCCAAAATAGATAATGGTGGTGCAGCCGTAATAGTATGAAGGCTTAAGTATAGCACCAAGGCTACAAGTGATCCTTGCCTCACATGTGGATTACGAAGCAGGATCAGCTATCAAAGCTTATATAAACTCTACATCATCGCCAAAGGCTATACAATCTTGTTTAAAGGAACCGTAGTTGGCTTGACAGATACTTCACAAGTTGCTTGGTTTTCCTCATGACAAAGGCAGGGGGAGACTGTAGCTGGGTgtagtttaagaaaaaattaaaataaaaaaatttatttaattctaaatttgtTCGATTTTCTCTAGTTTGGGGATTATggaaaattaagaatataacttTAGTTCGGAAGTAGTTTAAGAATTATCATTATGAGAGTCTACTCCATATTAACTAAAATCCTAATTATGCTATTACTTGGAGATGCCTTAGGATATTGAGACCTGATATTATAAGCCTTGGTGTTAGAATTTTAGATGCTTGGCTAGTTCGTGTTGACAATACCACAAATAGGTTTAGTATGATCTCAGGCACCTCGATGGCTTGTCCCCATCCTAGTGGCATTGCTGCTCTACTCAGAAGTGCTCTGGTCACCTGCTGGCTGCTGCCATAAAATCTGCCATTACATTCCATACTTATATGGGCTGGGTTTTATCTACGAACATTTACGAGTTATTGTACAGCGCAAAAGGTGAAGTGCACAAATGTTACCTGAAGCAGCTATATTACCCATCATCTGCTATAAGATTGGTTCTAGTCCACAGACATACACGAGAACAATTACAAACTTTGTACAGCTAAATTCGGCTTATAATCTTGAGATCTTTAAACCAAAAAGGTGCAGACATTACAGTAGTTTTGTTGGAGTAAGAAAGCTACATACTCGGTAACGTTGCCGATGAATCTCTTGCCCAAGGATACCCGAAATGGGCCGCTGACGGGTATAGTGTTGGAGCCCAATTGATATCCTATTCGAATAAAGGGAAAATTAcagtattttctattttaaagtgttttatataacttatttttgacaataaattattgaattaaatagtcacctttaaaataattgtatattattatttattatttatttttattttctttttttatccattttttaaaaaaacaacggatttttaaaaaataaatcaataaaaaaagaaaaattaatataacattttttattttttagtattaaaaaagatttaaaaaaaataataaaaaaggaaacaagaaataaaaaaatcataagtaACGAAAAGTAAGgatatttaagttattttacgtgtgaaataaattaaattagtaatttacatgtaaaaattacaaaagacaccataatatataaaaattagcaaGTTTAGACgattgaataaaaagaaaagcttaaaaactgaaatagaaaaaattaaaaagttaaaatactaaattataattatttattaaataaataggcATAGATTAATAACATAATTGTGATTCTATTAGGCATTAATAATACAAATGGTCATTGaattatacatttaattttattttggttacaaaactttaagttattttatttctgtcattcaattttaattttagttataattcagtcaccatattaataaaaaataggatgttgtatttcttttttcatttaattattcttttcatattgattatttttacaacatgtcaatttttcatttataaagtTGACTAAATCCAAACATAATTAAAGGAGTatgataaagataaaataaaataaaattttataactaaaataaatgtaaGTATGAAACTGACATTCATATCATTATCTAAATTGTATTTGGATAATTATAGTAAGAGTAATGGTAGCAAACTTCTGGCTTTAAACACTCTCTTAACAATTACTCTTATGAGATACTCTTAACACTCTGCTTTCATATTCCATTAATAATGTGAATCCATAATTCAAAGATGACAATTGACAGGAGAAGTGGGCAAACCTCTCCACTATAATGTTGAGATACGAGTCCAACTTGCAGCATTCAAATCAAGATAATGGTGCACGCCATTAACTCATCattgaaacaagaaattaTGAGCAAGTGTTCATGATAATGGAAGCCATTAACATCTAATTTTACATGATAATTAGAAGGAAAACAATAGAAgcacaaaaattaatttaatacgaTAAATTGGATAGAAAGATTGAAGTGTGAACAGAAAATTTTCTTGTGCTTGTGGGGCAACAGTGGCCCATACATCAGCAACTAATTGGATTATTACGTCAAACTAGTTGAATTTTATCTAAAACATACACGTTCGTGGAGCAAATTTGAAAGCATATTCaaactatttttcaagaaCAATAGATCGCTATGCACTTCATACATATTTCAAACTAGTACCAATAGCATTGACATGGACAGGGCACCATTACCAAGTTACAAAGGCCTAAAATTGAGATGCAATTAAGACAGACATGCCAACCAACTTGTGTAAgaaatgttaatattttttctaacaaaataTGCTATAAATGCATATATGTATATGGCTGTAGAAGCTCAAAACCAACGCcacttctcttttttctttttgtttaccaACAATATGGAAAACATAACATATAAGACATTGCAAACCATGCTGCTATTGTCTCTCCTTGTTTTCagtttgataaattttagattctctgAAGCCATTACTGAGCCACTAATCGGTTCACCAGACAAAGATGCAATTGTTATAGAGGAAAGTGACTTGGAGACTTATATTATTCTCTTAGAAAAATCAGAAGGCAGGGAATTCAAGGAGTCTAAAGATTTACGTAGCTGGTATCAGTCATTTTTGCCGGCTAACACCTCTAGTTCAGAGCTATCACGTTTGGTTCATTCCTATCGGCATGTAGTTACTGGGTTTGCTGCAAAACTTACAGCAGAAGAAGCAAAGGCAATGGAGATGAGGGAAGGATTTGTGTTAGCCCGCCCACAAAGGATGGTCCCTCTGCACACCACCCATACACCTAGCTTCCTGGGACTCCAGCAAAATTTAGGATTTTGGAAACATTCAAATTTTGGCAAGGGAGTGATAATTGGAGTTGTGGACAGTGGAATAACACCTGATCACCCTTCATTTAGCGGTGAAGGAATGCCCCCTCCACCGGAAAAATGGACTGGTAAATGTGAGTTGAAGGGAACATTATCATGCAACAACAAGCTTATTGGTGCAAGAAATTTCGCTACTAACAGTAATGACTTGTTCGATGAGGTGGCACACGGGACACACACAGCTAGCACAGCAGCTGGAAGTCCCGTGCAAGGTGCCAGTTACTTTGGGCAGGCCAATGGAACTGCAATTGGCATGGCGCCATTGGCCCACTTGGCCATGTATAAAGTATCTGGCAGAGGCAGGAAGGTCGGCGAGAGTGAGATACTGGCTGCAATGGATGCTGCAATCGAGGAGGGCGTTGATATTCTCTCACTATCCCTTGGTATCGGTACTCATCCTTTCTATGATGATGTGGTTGCGTTAGGTGCATATGCAGCTATTCAAAAGGGAATCTTTGTGAGCTGCTCGGCAGGGAATTCTGGGCCTGATAATAGTTCTTTATCAAATGAGGCACCATGGATTCTAACTGTAGGAGCAAGCACTGTAGACAGAGCAATAAGAGCAACAGTATTACTTGGAAATAAAGCAGAGTTAAATGGAGAATCCCTTTTCCAGCCAAAATATTTTCCTTCAACATTACTGCCACTTGTTTATGCAGGTGCAAATGGTAATGCATTATCAGCATCATGCGACGACGGAACATTGAGAAATGTGGACGTCAAAGGCAAGATAGTTTTGTGTGAAGGAGGCTCAGGAACAATTTCGAAAGGGCaagaagtaaaagaaaatggtgGTGCTGCCATGATTGTAATGAATTATGAGAATGAAGGCTTTAGTACGGAAGCAAGTCTTCATGTGCTCCCTGCATCACATGTGAATTATGAAGCAGGATCAGCTATCAAAGCTTATATAAACTCAACATCATCACCAAAAGCTACAATCCTGTTTAAAGGAACCGTAGTTGGGTTGACAGATGCTCCTCAAGTTGCTTACTTTTCCTCCAGAGGTCCTAGCATGGCAAGTCCTGGGATATTGAAGCCTGACATTATAGGCCCTGGTGTGAGAATTTTAGCTGCTTGGCCAGTTTCAGTTGACAATACCACAAATAGGTTTAATATGATCTCAGGCACCTCAATGTCTTGCCCTCATCTTAGCGGCATTGCTGCTTTGCTCAAAAGTGCTCATCCTGACTGGTCACCTGCTGCCATAAAATCTGCCATCATGACCACTGCTAATTTGGATAACCTTGGAGGCAAGCCCATTTCTGATGAAGACTTTGTTCCATCTACTGTCTTTGACATGGGTGCAGGCCATGTAAATCCATCAAGAGCAAATGATCCTGGGCTTATTTATGATATACAACCTGATGATTACATTCCTTACTTATGTGGTCTGGGTTATTCTGATAAACATGTACGAGTTATTGTGCAGCGCAAAGTGAAGTGCACAAATGTTACAAGCATACCTGAAGCACAGCTAAATTATCCTtcattttctatcatattggGGTCTAAGCCACAGACATACACAAGAACAGTTACGAACTTTGGCCAGCCAAATTCAGCTTACGACTTTGAGATCTTTGCACCAAAAGGTGTAGACATTCTGGTGACACCTCATAGGATTAGTTTTAGTGGGCTAAAGCAGAAAGCTACCTACTCTGTAACTTTTAGCAGAAATGGGAAAGCTAATGGATCTTTTGCCCAAGGATATCTGAAATGGATGGCTGATGGGTATAAAGTTAATAGCCCAATTGCTATCATATTTGAATAAGCAGGTATAGATTAACAACTTGGTTGTAATTCTGTAGGTTCATAGCCTACTTTGGATTAACTATAATAATGATAGAATGAGGGTCAAACAAAGCTAAAAAGTTGTTGTTTCTAAAATAGATTGAGATGCAACCAAGTAGTAATTGTTAAGTCTAGCATTGATGTGCCTCACTTGACATATTCATTTTGTCTTGTTCTCTGCATATTAGACTGACTAGCTTCCCTTTGTCTAGCAAAGAATGCCCCCTCAGTCAAGCCATTTTGCTTGTAAGCTCTTCGCTGCTCCAAGGCTTCAAGAGCATTGAGAAGTTCAGGCAATGTTATCCTTCAAATGAGGAGATTTTTGACTCAAATCTCTCTGGCAAGCTTAGTAAGATTTTTTCTACAACTCTCTGGTCAGGCATTTCCTCACCAAGTATTCTGATCTTGTTAACTACTGCATGAGTCTGTCAGTAAACTCCTTTACATTTTCCATCTCCAACATCCTCTCCATCTCAAATTTTCTTCTGAGATTGAGTGCCTGCATTTTCCTTGTTTTATCATTACCCTGGTACTCCTCCTTCAAATAATCCCAGATCTCTTTGGAGTATTGCAGCATATAATCT comes from Ricinus communis isolate WT05 ecotype wild-type chromosome 5, ASM1957865v1, whole genome shotgun sequence and encodes:
- the LOC8272477 gene encoding subtilisin-like protease 3, which codes for MLIFFLTKYAINAYMYMAVEAQNQRHFSFFFLFTNNMENITYKTLQTMLLLSLLVFSLINFRFSEAITEPLIGSPDKDAIVIEESDLETYIILLEKSEGREFKESKDLRSWYQSFLPANTSSSELSRLVHSYRHVVTGFAAKLTAEEAKAMEMREGFVLARPQRMVPLHTTHTPSFLGLQQNLGFWKHSNFGKGVIIGVVDSGITPDHPSFSGEGMPPPPEKWTGKCELKGTLSCNNKLIGARNFATNSNDLFDEVAHGTHTASTAAGSPVQGASYFGQANGTAIGMAPLAHLAMYKVSGRGRKVGESEILAAMDAAIEEGVDILSLSLGIGTHPFYDDVVALGAYAAIQKGIFVSCSAGNSGPDNSSLSNEAPWILTVGASTVDRAIRATVLLGNKAELNGESLFQPKYFPSTLLPLVYAGANGNALSASCDDGTLRNVDVKGKIVLCEGGSGTISKGQEVKENGGAAMIVMNYENEGFSTEASLHVLPASHVNYEAGSAIKAYINSTSSPKATILFKGTVVGLTDAPQVAYFSSRGPSMASPGILKPDIIGPGVRILAAWPVSVDNTTNRFNMISGTSMSCPHLSGIAALLKSAHPDWSPAAIKSAIMTTANLDNLGGKPISDEDFVPSTVFDMGAGHVNPSRANDPGLIYDIQPDDYIPYLCGLGYSDKHVRVIVQRKVKCTNVTSIPEAQLNYPSFSIILGSKPQTYTRTVTNFGQPNSAYDFEIFAPKGVDILVTPHRISFSGLKQKATYSVTFSRNGKANGSFAQGYLKWMADGYKVNSPIAIIFE
- the LOC8272476 gene encoding subtilisin-like protease encodes the protein MANIRSKVSLIMLLVVLLTLHFSLRSSLAIIEKPLDSSTNGAVKEERNSETYIVLLKKPEGSVFTESKDLDSWYHSFLPVNAFSSEQPRLLHSYRHVATGFAARLKAEDVKAMENKDGFVSARPRRMVPLHTTHTPSFLGLEHNLGLWNYSNDGKGVIIGLIDSGITPDHPSFSDQGMPPPPAKWKGKCDNETLCNNKLIGVRNFATDSNNTSDEYMHGTHTASTAAGSPVQNANFFGQANGTAIGMAPLAHLAMYKVSGSASEAGDSEILAAMDAAVEDGVDVLSLSLGIGSHPFYDDVIALGAYAAIRKGIFVSCSAGNSGPDNSSLSNEAPWILTVGASTVDRAIRATVLLGNNAELNGESLFQPKDFPSTLLPLVYAGANGNASSGFCEPGSLKNVDIKGKVVLCEGADFGTISKGQEVKDNGGAAMIVINDEGFITTPRLHVLPASNVNYITGSAIKAYINSSSSPMATILFKGTVVGVPDAPQVADFSSRGPSIASPGILKPDIIGPGVRILAAWPVSVDNTTNRFDMISGTSMSCPHLSGIAALLKHAHPDWSPAAIKSAIMTTANLNNLGGKPISDQEFVLATVFDMGAGHVNPSRANDPGLIYDIQPEEYIPYLCGLGYSDNQVGLIVQGSVKCTNDSSIPESQLNYPSFSIKLGSSPKTYTRTVTNVGKPTSAYTPKIYGPQGVDVKVTPDIIHFSEVNEKATYTVTFSQNGKAGGPFSQGYLTWVGEGYSVASPIAVIFE